The Phyllostomus discolor isolate MPI-MPIP mPhyDis1 chromosome 9, mPhyDis1.pri.v3, whole genome shotgun sequence nucleotide sequence AAACAATCACCAGTGGTTGGTGACAAAAACAAAGCTCACCCACCCCGTGGCAACTATTTAGGCCATACGATTTTTCCTTAActagctttatttttaagatttaaaaaaacaaactagctttattttttaaagtgatctgGTTATAACTGTTTAAGTCCTACCCCAAAGTGGACAAATTCCTATCAGTAAAGGTATGTTTTTAAATGCTCTACTTCACCTGTGGTTTCAAAAGCTTATTTAAACCCAAATTAATCTTAGAGCAGCAGAGAATATCTTCGCTCTGGTTGCAAAGCTCACACAAGATTTCAGTTTAGCTTTGGTTTCGGAGGGGACAAGGACGGACTCGTCTGTGGACAGCAGCAGACCAGGGAGAACCTTCACCCACCACCCTGGAAGGTCCACCCACGGGGCCCGTGTGGTTGCCGAAGCTCTGGCAGAGCtgcgccctgggccctgggccttcGCCAGTGCTGCCCCCCGGAGCGTGTCCCACCCACCGCCACGCCGGGGTCACGCCCCTCCGCGGCCCTGCACCTCGCCTGCGCCCAGACTAGTCACACCTTACCTGTCCCGTCGGCATCTGTAACGCCAGGCCTAGGATGCAATAAATGGCCCAAGTGCTCGCAGGATAACAACGTCCCTGAAGACACCCTTTTGCCGCTGAGGCCTCACTCACTCCGAGTGCCCGGTCAgtcccctgcccccggccccgcgCAGCCCCTGCGCTTGGGCAGTTCGCCGTCTAGCGCGTGATCCGCCACCGGGGCTTTCAGAAACCCAACGAGCGCCCCCTCTACAGGTACGTACCTGGATGACGGGGCGTGTACGGACCACCCGAAATCTGCAATCTTAAGCTCTCCCGCTGATCCAAGGAGCAGATTCTCCGGCTTAATGTCTCTGTGAATAACTCTCTTTGAATGGCAGTAAGACAGGGCATCTGCCAATTCTGTGATATACTGTTtagaaaaaacatcaaaaatctGTGTTTTAGATTTTGTGACAAGttaattttaaacatcttttctgaaacaaaaccCAGCATAGatatttaacactttttttttttaaggaatacagttctttttttttttaagattttatttatttattttttttagagagggaagggtgggaggggggagagggagagagagaaacatcaatgtgtggttgctgggggttatggcctgcaacccaagaatgtaccctggctgggaatcgaacctgggacactttggttcccagcccacgctcaatccactgagctacgccagccagggcttttaacacgttttatatgttttaaagcaAAAGCTAAAACCAAACTgatgactcaaaaaaaaaaaaatcaatggaaccAAATTAGTGTTCAGCATAGGTCTCACATCGGAAGACAAGGAAAACACTGATGGGCTGTAAGTACACCCCACATGACAATTAATGCCCCAATTAATGCCCAATTAATTCAGCAATTAAGACACTGCTGAATAATCAGTACAAATGAGGGACTCAGACATAAAccatctttaaaaacacaattaaaaaagaatctctCAAGGACAGTCAATTCCCATTTTTAAAACCAAGCCCAACTGACCACAGACGATCTGTTTGAAGCTAAACCCCCACACGAGGAGCGTCAGCGGGAGAAATACCCCCGGACAACAGACAGAAGCCAGAAGGGGGCGCACTGGCATGTCAAGCTCCGGGCAAACTGATCATCAGCTTGACAGGACGCAGGCGGGCCAGCCGCTCGGTGAGTGCGGCTTCCACCGCGGCGAGGACAGGCCAGGCCAGGCAAGGCCAGACTTCGCTTCAACTCACAGATGAGAATGTCGTCCGTATGTCACAAGGATACGTTTAGCTCGGGCTCAAGGTCGAGCAGGCTGCTTTCCGAGAGCAACTGCTAGACGGGAGCGAACAGGATGCCACACCGAAAAGGTTTACTGCACAAATGGGCACAGACCAAGTGTGACTGCCAGAGAGGACGTTTTTCACTTTTTCAGCCGAAAGGCAGAGACCAACACTTAGACCACAACACACGGACAGTGAAGAGGACAGAACGCTCTCCTGTGACATCAGAACGCCGGGAAGCGGCGCGTTTTCCTTTCAGTTCAAGATGAGCAGCTCGCAGCAAACCCGCGCCCTCTGGCGCCAGGGCCCGCACGCCTCCCTGGGCccgccctggggagggggtgacGCCCCTTCCTGGCTCTCAATGGCTGGTTTCAGCTGAGCCCGTCGGAAAAGGAAAGCAGGGGGGTGCACGCGCATTCACCCCGAGGAGCACGGACCCTTAGAGAGAGCTAGTCTGATTTTCTCCCCGACACCCGTCTGCTCGCACCACAGCGAACTCCCTCTGGGCTGAAGACAGCTGAGCCGCAGGGGTACTCACTGCCAACTAAGTAACCACGAATCCGGCGAGCTAACGTTGTAAGAGCAAATAAAACAGACCCGTCCCTACTCACCTGGAGAGCAACCAGCCAGGATTAAACTGGCGCGCCCTCAGTGCCGGGGCACGGCCAGAGCGCCCCCACCGACAGGGCGGTGATGTCAGAGCCTAACAGGAAAGCCGCCTGAATGTGATGCCACTCAAATCATCGCCAAAAGGCAACCAGTGTACACAGCGCCCAGAGACCTCCACCACGGACCGGAGCAAATCTAAGTACCCGCCGTTCAACAGGCCCCCGACTGCCAATTCAATAGCAAACGGCCCAAATTAAGACTCTTCAACTTCTTCAAACGAGTGATTTCAttcaaataaaacagaagcacaacccatgggggggggggggggggggcggaacaCCACCCCCCCCAAACCAGAAACCTAACATCCTGCACTTGAAGACTAAAACGCCCGCCCTGCCAGAGCCCCAGATAGGAGATGAGAAGACGAGCCAGACAGGAAAACGCCCATCAGACACGCGTGCGGTAAAGGACGTGTATCTAAAGTGCGGGAACGATTAAAGCGCAACAATTAAGATGacaaaaaagcaatataaaaatgggcaaaagatctgaacccACACCCCGAAGACGCCAGGGGTGGCAAATAAGCACCTGAAGTAATTCTCAACACCGTGTCATTGGAGAAGTGCAAATTAACAACGAGACGCCATgacccacctgtcagaatggctaaacTCCAAACAGTGACAACGCCAACTGCTGGTGGGACGAGGAACAACAGGGGCTCTGGCTCACCAGCAAACTCGAGGGTGCACAGCCACTTCAGGAGACAGCTGACCAGTGTCTCCCACAGCCGAGCGCACGCTGACCTCACACGCCCACAGTTACCTGTGCCCCCAGGTGTTTACCCAGCAGATCTGAGACTCACATGGCACAAAGACCCACAAGCAGATGCTGTTAGCTCTCTGCACAGCCACCAGgcacctgggctgcagcccaggtgcCTTTCCACAGGTGAAGGGGTGGACCCAGGCACGTCCACACAGTGCAACGCCATTCGTCAGTGAAAAGTAATGGCTGTAGCAAGCCCTGAGGAGACACAGATGAATCTTCACACGTGTGTACCAGTTGTTTCCCACAGGGGTGACGGGTTAGCCATTCGGATACCACCGTCCATGCACACGGGCACCGAGTGACCAGATCACTGGCACCACCGTCCGTGCACACGGGCACCGAGTGACCAGATCACTGGCACCACCATCCGTGCACACGGGCACCGAGTGACCAGATCACTGGCACCACCATCCGTGCACACGGGCACCGAGTGACCAGATCACTGGCACCACCATCCGTGCACACGGGCACCGAGTGACCAGATCACTGGCACCACCGTCCGTGCACACGGGCACCGAGTGACCAGATCACTGGCACCACCATCCGTGCACACGGGCACTGAGTGACCAGACCACTGGCACCACCATCCGTGCACACGGGCACCAAGTGACCGAACCACTGGATGGATTGTGGTGGAACCCGGGTTTGTTGGAGGGCAGGTTACAGAAAGGTAATGGACTCGTAATGGACTCGTGCTTTTCCTAATACACACACAGACGGATAAACAGAGGACTACTGACAGATACGTGCAGACACACAGACCAGTCAGTAAGCACacgtttcctttctctctgtccgCTGGGCGCCGACACTCGGCAGTCACGAGCCCATAGGGCAGCCAGACCTTGGTTCCCAGTAACACTTTCCAGCAAAGGCGCCGGCGCTCTCTGGAGGAGTGGCGAGTGTAGGGTCGGGCAGGAGAGACACAAGACGAGACTGGAGCGTCCTGCAGTGTCAGGAAGCTTGAAATAAGAAGCCGCCACCACACATCCACTGTGAAGGGGGCGTCAGAGACCACAGGCACCACGTGAGAGCGCTCCCAGTGGACAAAAGTGGAACAACTCCAGCAACGAAATAAACCGGCACTGGGTCGGAGCTCAAAGAACACAAAACTGAGGGGTCCATGCTAACCAATGACCGAGTGGATACGCAAGGAGAAGATCCGAAAGAACGTGTGCGGGCACTCTGCCCTACCGGAGGTGGGACGTGACAGCCCCGCCCCGTCAGTGCGGCTGTGCACAGTCGGTAACCTCCCCTGCAGCCGCACGGTGTGGGGAGGGTGACGACCACGACCTTGGCCAGGGGGTCAAGGCCACCGGCCACCACGACAGGTCGGTGCGTACCCTTGACAGATGACGTCTGTGATCTGAGCCCAGTGTGACCACGAGGAAAACTAAAGCCGAGGAACTCTGAGTACAGACCCAGCTCCCGCTGCCGGCTGTGCGCCGACGCTTGGTCGCCAGCTGTGAGGGACGCGCCGTGCTAATGGGGAAATTAGGTGTGTGTTGCCCACAGGAGAGAACAGGCCTGTACTTACCTTCACAATTATTCTGTAAAAAGTTACTCTCCAGTAGTTCGTTTTTTTAAAGGCAACCACTCACATACACTTCCACAGAAAAACTGCTTTGCAAACAAACCGGCCCCGACATCCCACCTGGTGCCCGACTGCATCTGCACGTACAGTACGGTGACGGGCCTTCCCCTGCCGGTGTGTGGTCCTACCGAGCTGCCGCTGCAGGAAGACCCCCTCACTGCAGGAAGACCCCCGCTGCTGCAGCACGGAGCACCCAcctgaggagcaggagcaggggcaggggccgggccgggccggcctGGGGAGCAGGCGGACACTCACCGTGGCGGTCCTCCGCTCGTCGAACCTGGACAGCTTCTGGAGCTCTCTGTAGACGGCTCCGAGGGGCGCATACTCTAGAATCAGGTAGACCCGGGTGGCGTCGTGGAAATACCCGTACAGCCGGAGGATGTTCGGGTGCCTGCAACAAAGGGCAGCCGCTCTAGTACCTGGCTTCGCAGCAGGTCCACGACCACGGAGGAGTGTGCCCTCAACGCCAGACCAACCCTTCCCGTGACACCAGTGCTGAGAATTGGTCCTGCTCACGggacccccaccccggcccccaacTGGAGAATCTGGAACTACAGACCCACTCTAACACAAATCCACATATCCACACATCAGTTTACACGCATCTCAAGGGATTCGGTTTATCCAAGACTACTATTTCCCTCCTCTAGGCCGTGTTTATTTCTAGGGGGAAAAAACTCAGCTAGATATCAGTTCCcttcaaattaaaagaaagagacaCGGCATCACCACAGCAGCTGGATTCTGAAGGCCGTGGGACAGAACTCAAAATCGGTCTTCTTCTGGAACGGCCCTGGTGTGCGCGGCCGGGGACTCCGGGCGGCCGAGCGCACAGCCGGTCCGCGCCATCAGCCCGTCTCACCCCAGCCAGTGGCCGCCCCACAGGGAAATGGGCATCATACAGGCCAACTTTCAGCAACCGCTTTGTTTGAAAAAACACTGAAGGGCAGGGGGAGACCCACTGACCAAAGCCAACCTGCAGGCTCCCCGTAACTTCCGCTCACAGCTCAGACTAGGAGGGGTCATTCCCCTAATGATGCAccgaagaagaaaacaaattgttCATGTAAATCATTCAATATACATCTTCAAAACAGTTTCCAGGACCACATAAGTCTAGAGATATCTCTGAAAAATGACAGAGGTCGTCGCTCTGCAGGACTGTGAAGCAGGCCCCCTGGGAAGAAACCTGTAGCCGTTCATCCGAATGACCTGAAGCCCCGCGCCGCGCCCTCCGGGGCTGCCCACCCGCGCCTCACCTGAGGTGGGACTGTATTTCCACTTCCCGCCGCAGCTGGTGCTCCACTCCTGCTTTCTCCAGCTGGGCCTTGAACAGCACTTTCAGAGCCAGGATGAACTTGCTTTGCTTTTCCCTCGCCAGGTAGACATTTCCAAACTTCCCCTTGCCCAGAGGGCGGCCAATTTCAAAGTCTTCTAAAGCCCACTGCCTTCTAGGGAAAAATGTGACCGTTTGACAGATGAAGAACACAAACTGGCTTTTCTAACAGTTAATGAGTAGTAGGCACACCCTACAGATAATCTTATATTTATTGTACTCAGAACACACCCTCTGCCAGAACAAGCCAATGCCACCATCAGTGAGTCACCAGACATTACACGCCCTGCTCCCCACCCGGCCGGCCGGCCACCGGCTCCATCCGTGATGAGGAGCACTCGGGACCTCCAGTGCCGACACACTCAAGGGGGTGTCCAGAGGCACAGAGACGACCACTGACACCCCAGACCACAGCAAGGGCTAGGTAAGTGCGTGCGGAGGGGCAAAGGCTCAGAACCAGCTGTGGGCCGCTGGCAAACAGAccacagcctcccctcctccaacCCTGGAGATGCCGACCCTGCTGGGGGTGAGACCCCCTCCAGCAGAGCAGGCGGGATGGACCCCCCAGGCGGCTGGGGGCAGAGCCACTGGAGGACCAGGAAGTCCCTGCTGGGCAGCTACCGTAGGAAACGTGCAGCCATTCCCGGGCCCCCTGCCGTGCTCTAGAGTCCGACACTCGGGGACCGCAGCAGGCTTTCAGGCAACGCCGGGGGGACACACCGCAGCCCAGCCTTCTCATACAAACACGACAACGCAGGGACACTGTTGAAACACCTGTGTGACCGTGCGGCCTGTCTGCATGGCTCGGCAACAGGACCTCATTGTTAAACAGACTTGCACTTCCGTGTGCGAATAGAAAAACATACAGAAGCACATAGAAACCGTACGGAGGGGTCCCTTCTGAGGGCagaaacttcttttattttacacaCTTCTGTAGCAGACTCACATGAGCATTAGtctcaagttaaaaaaaacacaagtccCTAAGTAAACATCCATCATTAaaatcccttttctcttttttataaaggTTAGAAAAAGGTtaggaatttatattttttaaatgaaaatataaagagcTATTTACCTTTTAAAGAGTTCCCAAAATTAAGTTTGTAAGTAAATGACTCATTCTGATAGAATGACAGCACAGAACTTCAGAAATAAGAAATGCTTACTTTTTTGATTCTTCGTTTTTCTGCTTCGATGCCAGTTCCTTTTCAGAATTATTTCCTAtgcagaataattaaaaaaaaaactgtttttagaATCACTATACAAAATGAGTTAAAAACCTGTGAATAGAAACGAGTCACAGAATGGTCACCAAAGTATCAATGGCATGTCCAGAATTATGGATCTGGGCCACTTTTACTTCATTCTGTAGAAGACAGACCACCGCGACCTGCCCGACTGCCACCCGAGACGCCTGCAGATCCTTCCGGAGTGAGGACACGCGGGCTGTGCGCCAGGCCTGCCAGCAACCTGAACACTCGGACTGCGCGGGCTCCCCTCAAAGCCTCGGTTCCAAGTGAAGCATCTCCGCAGCAGAACTACGTCCTCCCGTCCCTGACCAGCTCCCACCTCGTCCCCTTTTCCCCGTTCCGTGGGCCGCCCACTGTCCACACGCCGCCCACACACAGGACCAACCAGGTGCAGCTGCCCCTCAGCCACTCCCCCCACATTCCTCGTGGGGGGGCTGCAGGGAACAGAAGCCACCAATTCGGCAAAACGGGAGGCAAAGCAGTAGCCCACCAGGGCGCTCCAGTCACCGTGTCATCGGCCGGAGTCTAGACCGGACGGTTCCTCTTGTCCAGCACCCCCGCCCGACAGCAGCAGAGCAGGCTGCTCGGACACTCGGGGGCAGGGCCACGCTGGTTTTCCTTCCACGGCTCACTGTCCCCCGGGCAACTACGCCATCCACAGAACCACCGCCCCATGTCCGGTCACTGCCCGCCCTCTCCCGCCTGCGCCTCCCCCTCCTGGCCGTCTCGGAGTGAGTCAAGGCCTTGCGTCTAGCTTCCCCCTCCGTGACACGGAGTCAGTGACCCCGACCACCTTCACAGAGCGGTGCCGGGGGTCGGGAGAGACACGGCGGGTGAAGAAAAGACTCATCTCAGAGCCCACCGTGTGCACGGGCCCTCCACAGGAGCTACATGGTGACAACGAACACCCGCCCTGCCCACCCAGTTGCGGCCTCGCCGCTGTCCGGCACCCCGGGTCCCGCATCACTGCCCCAGCTCAGCCCACACGCCCGGAGGGAGCCCCCACAGGCACGTCCGTCCTCTGCTCACACCCTTTCCGCAGCTTCCcagggcgcgggggggggggggggggggcaggaagccCCGCTGCTCCCACAGCGCCTCCGTGACCTCGGCCCTGCCTGCCGCAGCCCTCAGTCCACTCCCCCGCTCTCCCTCCAGGCTCCGGAACCCCAAGACCTCCGGGTTCCTCCAAGGGACCACGACACTAGGAGTCGGATCTGCGTTCTTTGCCCAGGCCTGCCCACGGGAGACACTGTTACTCCAACCTGACACCAAACTCCGTCCCCAGCCGCATATCGTGTATCACACATCGAACTGACGTCAGAGCTAGGGCCCCACACAACGCAAAACACAAGTCTGCACGCTCGCTTTCTTCCCAAAGCACCCAGGAAGCATGACTCCAACGAGTCTCCAAGAGCTGCTTTACCGGGGGCCGCTGGCTGGGGCTGCTCGCTCTTCTGCGGGTTATGCGGCGGCTTGGAGGCGGGGCGAGGGGCACTGGCTGCCTGCGGTTGCTTCTGCTTCAGGTGGTTCTGAGCCGGTCTGTGGCCGGAGACAAGCTTCTGTGCCGGCGGGGGCGCTCGCTGGGAGGAGTTGGAAGGACACAGCACCCTCTGCGCCTGGCCGCTGTTTGCAGGGACGGGGTGCTGCGCCGGGAACTGCTGAGGCACCGGGACGCGCTTCGGGCCGTCGCCCGGCGGCACTgtgggctgggcggggagggagaAGCGAAAGAAGCGTCAAGGTCTCCGTCACCCAAGGCTGCACGCTCCGAGAATCTGTTTCCCAGCCAGCAAAGCGAGGGATGTCACTGGTAACAGACGGGAGGGGAAAGCTGTGCTGACGGGCACTTCCGGAGGACACGGTCAGTATCCGTGGCTGGAGGGACCACCCGAATGCTACTTCCTGAcccctccccattcccacccTGAAACCCGTGCTCCCGTAAACTAATGGCCATTAACTAAACTCCTAAttaaagagggagaa carries:
- the AURKA gene encoding aurora kinase A; translation: MDKSKENCISGVVKPTVPPGDGPKRVPVPQQFPAQHPVPANSGQAQRVLCPSNSSQRAPPPAQKLVSGHRPAQNHLKQKQPQAASAPRPASKPPHNPQKSEQPQPAAPGNNSEKELASKQKNEESKKRQWALEDFEIGRPLGKGKFGNVYLAREKQSKFILALKVLFKAQLEKAGVEHQLRREVEIQSHLRHPNILRLYGYFHDATRVYLILEYAPLGAVYRELQKLSRFDERRTATYITELADALSYCHSKRVIHRDIKPENLLLGSAGELKIADFGWSVHAPSSRRTTLCGTLDYLPPEMIEGRMHDEKVDLWSLGVLCYEFLVGKPPFEASTYQETYKRISRVEFTFPDFVPEGARDLISRLLMHNPSQRPTLKEVLEHPWITANSSKPPSSQKSRESAGKQS